One region of Niallia sp. Man26 genomic DNA includes:
- the rsgA gene encoding ribosome small subunit-dependent GTPase A codes for MPEGKIIKALSGFYYVISDGEITQCRGRGVFRKNKITPLVGDEVVFQAENVTDGYILEVKERKNELIRPPITNVDQAILVFSSVEPDFSTALLDRFLALVEFNRIDPVICITKMDLTSEEEANRMKEYAAYYEQVGYKVILTSSETEQGIETLLPELSGKISVFAGQSGVGKSSLLNAIRPDLSLKTDEISSHLGRGKHTTRHVELITVGDALVADTPGFSSLEFEDEMELEDLNYCFPEIESTSAACKFRGCLHLSEPKCAVKAAVDAGNIQEYRYEHYKDFLQELKDRKPKY; via the coding sequence ATGCCAGAAGGCAAAATCATTAAAGCATTAAGCGGTTTTTATTATGTGATTAGCGATGGAGAGATTACACAGTGCCGAGGCAGGGGTGTATTCCGCAAGAATAAAATCACCCCATTAGTAGGCGACGAAGTAGTATTTCAGGCAGAGAATGTGACAGATGGTTATATTTTGGAGGTAAAGGAGCGCAAGAATGAACTGATTCGGCCCCCGATTACCAATGTTGATCAGGCAATACTTGTATTTTCCAGTGTGGAGCCTGATTTCAGCACTGCATTGCTGGATCGTTTTCTTGCATTAGTCGAATTCAACCGGATTGATCCTGTTATTTGTATCACAAAGATGGATTTGACGAGTGAGGAAGAAGCAAACAGGATGAAAGAATATGCTGCTTACTATGAGCAAGTCGGCTATAAGGTCATCCTTACTTCTTCTGAAACAGAGCAGGGTATTGAAACACTGCTCCCTGAACTAAGTGGAAAAATATCCGTATTTGCAGGCCAATCAGGTGTTGGCAAGTCGTCTCTTTTAAATGCAATCCGTCCAGATTTAAGTTTAAAAACAGATGAAATATCATCCCATTTAGGAAGGGGTAAACACACTACCCGCCATGTGGAGCTCATAACTGTCGGAGATGCTCTAGTAGCAGATACGCCGGGCTTTAGTTCCTTAGAGTTTGAGGATGAAATGGAGCTGGAGGATTTAAATTATTGTTTCCCTGAAATAGAAAGCACAAGCGCAGCTTGCAAGTTTAGAGGCTGCTTGCATCTGTCTGAGCCGAAATGTGCTGTTAAGGCGGCAGTCGACGCTGGTAATATTCAAGAGTACCGCTATGAGCATTATAAAGACTTCTTGCAAGAACTAAAAGACAGGAAGCCGAAATATTAA
- a CDS encoding thiamine diphosphokinase: MKINIMAGGPAGLIPSLPGYMEDNSKWVGVDRGALYLVERDIPIFASFGDFDSVTDAERQRISSHSHELKTFKPEKDETDMELAINWAISFGASTIRLFGATGGRLDHTIANLQLLLKYLTEHPDVTIEIIDKKNIVTIVNAGTYKLKREESRRYVSFFPYGSEITGLTLQGFKYPLNDRDLPVSSTLCISNEIIEDYGTFSFASGILMVVRSHD, from the coding sequence GTGAAAATTAATATTATGGCAGGCGGTCCAGCCGGTCTAATACCGTCATTGCCTGGATATATGGAAGATAACAGCAAATGGGTAGGTGTGGACAGGGGAGCTCTATATTTAGTGGAAAGAGATATTCCTATCTTTGCATCGTTTGGCGATTTTGACTCTGTAACAGATGCCGAAAGACAACGGATTAGCAGCCATTCACATGAGTTAAAAACCTTTAAGCCGGAAAAGGATGAAACAGATATGGAACTTGCAATCAACTGGGCTATAAGCTTCGGTGCGTCCACTATAAGGCTATTTGGAGCAACTGGAGGGAGATTAGACCATACGATTGCGAATCTCCAGTTATTGCTTAAGTATTTAACCGAGCATCCTGATGTAACGATTGAAATAATAGATAAGAAAAATATCGTCACAATAGTCAATGCAGGCACTTATAAATTAAAAAGAGAGGAAAGCCGCCGCTATGTGTCTTTTTTTCCGTACGGATCTGAAATAACTGGTCTAACTTTACAAGGCTTCAAATATCCTTTAAATGATAGGGATCTTCCTGTCAGCAGCACATTGTGTATCAGCAATGAAATTATTGAGGATTATGGTACTTTTTCATTTGCGAGCGGCATATTAATGGTGGTAAGGAGTCATGATTAA
- the spoVM gene encoding stage V sporulation protein SpoVM yields the protein MRFYTIKLPKFLGGLVRAMLGTFKKE from the coding sequence ATGAGATTTTATACCATTAAATTGCCTAAGTTTTTAGGCGGGCTTGTCCGTGCAATGTTAGGAACATTCAAAAAAGAATAA
- the rpmB gene encoding 50S ribosomal protein L28, translating to MPRKCVVTGKKTTTGNARSHAMNANKRTWGANLQKVRILVDGKPKRVWVSARALKSGKVERV from the coding sequence ATGCCACGTAAATGTGTTGTAACTGGTAAAAAAACAACTACAGGTAATGCTCGTTCCCATGCGATGAATGCTAACAAGCGTACTTGGGGAGCAAACCTTCAAAAGGTTCGTATTTTAGTAGACGGTAAACCTAAACGTGTTTGGGTTTCTGCTAGAGCTCTTAAATCTGGTAAAGTTGAACGCGTATAA
- a CDS encoding Asp23/Gls24 family envelope stress response protein, whose amino-acid sequence MSIELKTNFGQIDISTEVIATIAGGAAVDCYGIVGMASKNQIKDGLTDILRKENFTRGVMVRKVDDEVHIDMYIIVSYGTKISEVAHNVQSKVKYTLNKTVGLAVDSVNIYVQGVRVTNP is encoded by the coding sequence ATGTCCATTGAACTAAAAACAAATTTCGGACAAATTGATATTTCAACAGAAGTAATCGCAACAATCGCAGGAGGAGCTGCTGTTGATTGTTATGGCATTGTTGGGATGGCATCAAAAAATCAAATTAAAGATGGATTAACAGATATTTTGCGAAAAGAAAACTTCACTCGCGGAGTTATGGTTCGAAAAGTAGATGATGAAGTGCATATTGATATGTATATAATTGTAAGTTACGGAACGAAAATTTCCGAGGTTGCGCACAATGTTCAATCTAAAGTGAAATATACACTCAATAAAACAGTTGGACTTGCCGTTGACTCGGTTAATATTTACGTTCAGGGAGTTCGTGTCACGAACCCGTAG
- a CDS encoding DAK2 domain-containing protein, with the protein MTITVLEGKRFAEMVIQGANHLSSNANYVDALNVFPVPDGDTGTNMNLSMTSGAKEVQNNIQSHIGKVGVSLSKGLLMGARGNSGVILSQLFRGFSKSIEQKESITAQEFANALQFGVETAYKAVMKPVEGTILTVAKDAAKKAVKSAEKTDDITEVLTDVVTEAKASLNRTPELLPVLKEVGVVDSGGQGLVFVYEGFLSVLTGEELPETVQQTVSMNDLVNAEHHKNVHGFMNTEDIEFGYCTEFMVRLEEDKLEGKPFSEDQFRQDLSKYGDSLLVIADDEVVKIHIHSNLPGEVLTFGQKYGNLIKMKIENMREQHSSLVEGSKESFDAPTQKREELKEYGIVTVSMGSGIADMFRSIGAHSVIEGGQTMNPSTEDIVNAVKKVHAKKVFILPNNKNIIMAAEQAAQVLEEDVAVIPSKTVPQGMSALLAFNPTSDMESNKKGMIAALEHVKTGQITYAVRDTTIDGLQIETGDFMGIADGKIVAKGKDKAQSAKELLSTMIDEDSEILTIIKGEDALDEELEAIVSFVEDKFEDVEVEIHDGKQPLYSFIFSVE; encoded by the coding sequence GTGACAATTACAGTCTTAGAAGGAAAGCGATTTGCCGAAATGGTAATCCAGGGAGCAAACCATTTATCCTCTAATGCTAATTATGTAGATGCGTTAAATGTTTTCCCAGTGCCCGATGGAGATACAGGAACAAATATGAACCTGTCGATGACATCTGGTGCAAAGGAAGTTCAAAATAATATTCAGTCCCACATCGGCAAAGTCGGAGTATCCCTTTCAAAGGGACTGCTTATGGGAGCCAGAGGGAATTCTGGTGTTATTCTTTCCCAATTATTCCGCGGCTTCTCAAAATCAATTGAACAAAAAGAGAGCATCACTGCGCAAGAGTTCGCAAATGCCCTCCAGTTCGGCGTGGAAACCGCTTATAAAGCAGTAATGAAGCCGGTTGAAGGAACGATTTTGACTGTTGCAAAAGATGCGGCGAAAAAAGCAGTTAAATCAGCAGAAAAGACAGATGATATCACAGAAGTTTTGACAGATGTTGTTACAGAAGCAAAAGCGTCTTTAAACAGAACACCTGAACTGCTGCCTGTGCTGAAAGAAGTTGGCGTTGTGGACAGCGGTGGCCAAGGTCTTGTTTTTGTCTATGAAGGCTTCTTGTCTGTCCTGACTGGAGAAGAGCTGCCAGAGACAGTACAGCAAACAGTTTCTATGAACGATCTTGTTAACGCTGAGCACCATAAAAATGTTCATGGCTTCATGAATACAGAAGATATCGAGTTTGGATACTGTACGGAATTCATGGTGCGTCTTGAAGAAGATAAACTGGAAGGCAAGCCGTTCTCAGAGGATCAATTCAGACAGGATTTAAGCAAATACGGCGATTCATTGCTAGTCATTGCAGATGATGAAGTTGTTAAGATACATATCCACTCCAATCTGCCAGGTGAAGTTCTAACGTTTGGGCAAAAATATGGAAATCTTATTAAGATGAAAATAGAGAACATGCGTGAACAGCACAGCAGCTTGGTTGAAGGATCAAAGGAATCCTTTGATGCTCCAACCCAAAAGCGTGAGGAGCTAAAAGAATACGGTATTGTTACTGTGTCTATGGGAAGCGGTATTGCTGACATGTTCCGCAGCATCGGGGCACATAGTGTCATTGAAGGCGGACAAACGATGAACCCGAGCACAGAAGATATTGTCAATGCTGTGAAAAAGGTTCATGCTAAAAAAGTGTTCATTCTGCCTAATAACAAAAATATCATCATGGCAGCAGAACAGGCAGCACAGGTTTTAGAGGAAGATGTTGCAGTTATTCCGTCTAAAACAGTGCCGCAAGGAATGTCCGCATTGCTTGCATTCAATCCGACAAGTGATATGGAGTCAAATAAAAAAGGTATGATTGCTGCGTTAGAGCATGTGAAAACAGGTCAAATAACGTATGCAGTCAGAGATACAACAATTGACGGACTTCAAATAGAAACAGGGGACTTCATGGGAATAGCAGATGGAAAGATTGTGGCTAAAGGCAAGGATAAAGCACAATCTGCTAAAGAGCTGCTTAGTACGATGATTGACGAAGATTCAGAAATACTGACAATCATCAAAGGGGAAGATGCCCTTGATGAAGAGTTAGAAGCAATCGTATCCTTTGTAGAAGATAAGTTTGAAGATGTAGAAGTGGAAATTCATGACGGTAAACAGCCGCTGTATTCCTTCATTTTCTCAGTCGAATAA
- the sdaAB gene encoding L-serine ammonia-lyase, iron-sulfur-dependent subunit beta, whose translation MKYKSVFDIIGPVMIGPSSSHTAGAARIGRVARSLFERQPKWVDVHLYGSFAETYKGHGTDVAIVGGILDFDTFDERIKSSLELAEQRGMKVQFHVEEAIPEHPNTARIRVGDDDGELELVGISIGGGKIEITELNGFQLKLSGHHPAILVVHNDRFGAIAKVSNVLAKYEINIGHMEVSRKEKGKLALMTIEVDQNIEEKILKEIEDLEGMEKVTRIVD comes from the coding sequence ATGAAATATAAAAGCGTTTTTGATATTATTGGACCAGTAATGATCGGCCCGTCCAGTTCCCATACAGCAGGCGCGGCAAGAATTGGCCGGGTGGCAAGAAGCTTGTTTGAAAGACAGCCGAAATGGGTTGATGTACATCTGTATGGATCATTTGCTGAAACCTATAAGGGCCATGGAACAGACGTTGCCATCGTGGGAGGTATTCTTGATTTTGATACTTTTGATGAAAGAATAAAATCATCCCTTGAGTTGGCTGAGCAAAGGGGAATGAAGGTTCAGTTTCATGTAGAAGAGGCCATTCCGGAACATCCTAACACCGCAAGAATTCGTGTAGGCGATGATGACGGTGAACTGGAACTTGTCGGAATTTCAATCGGTGGTGGAAAGATTGAAATCACAGAACTTAATGGTTTTCAACTCAAGCTATCCGGGCATCATCCAGCCATTCTTGTTGTTCATAATGACAGGTTTGGTGCGATTGCTAAAGTGTCTAATGTTTTGGCAAAATATGAAATTAACATTGGGCATATGGAAGTAAGCCGGAAAGAAAAAGGAAAACTTGCCTTAATGACGATTGAGGTAGACCAAAATATAGAAGAAAAAATTCTGAAAGAAATAGAAGACCTTGAAGGAATGGAAAAGGTTACAAGAATTGTTGATTAA
- the sdaAA gene encoding L-serine ammonia-lyase, iron-sulfur-dependent, subunit alpha: MFRNVAELVEMANTQNKPISEIMIEQEIEITGKTREQVIAQMDTNLTVMEQAVERGLNGVVSHSGLTGGDAVLMQEYINKGNFLSGEVILDAVSKAVATNEVNAAMGMICATPTAGSAGVVPGTLFAVKNKLNPTREQMLNFLFTSGALGFVVANNASISGAAGGCQAEVGSAAGMAAAAIVEMAGGTPEQSANAMAITLKNMLGLVCDPVAGLVEVPCVKRNAMGAANAMIAADMALAGITSRIPCDEVIDAMYRIGLSMPSSLRETAQGGLAATPTGRRLEAEIFGNAAAGK; this comes from the coding sequence ATGTTTCGAAATGTAGCGGAACTTGTAGAGATGGCAAACACGCAAAATAAGCCCATCTCAGAAATAATGATTGAGCAAGAGATAGAAATTACAGGAAAAACAAGGGAACAAGTTATTGCCCAAATGGATACAAATTTAACAGTGATGGAGCAGGCAGTTGAACGAGGGCTTAACGGTGTTGTTTCCCATTCAGGCTTAACTGGCGGAGACGCAGTGCTTATGCAAGAGTATATAAATAAGGGCAACTTCCTGTCAGGTGAAGTAATCCTTGATGCTGTCAGCAAAGCGGTTGCAACAAATGAAGTGAACGCGGCAATGGGAATGATTTGTGCGACTCCGACAGCAGGCTCTGCTGGCGTTGTTCCAGGAACATTATTTGCAGTGAAAAACAAACTGAATCCAACTAGGGAGCAAATGCTTAACTTTTTATTTACATCAGGAGCATTAGGGTTTGTTGTTGCAAACAATGCGTCTATCTCTGGTGCAGCTGGAGGCTGCCAAGCGGAAGTCGGATCAGCTGCAGGTATGGCAGCGGCAGCTATTGTAGAAATGGCAGGAGGCACGCCAGAACAAAGCGCTAATGCGATGGCAATCACGTTAAAAAATATGCTTGGACTAGTATGTGACCCAGTTGCTGGACTAGTGGAAGTTCCATGTGTGAAAAGAAATGCAATGGGAGCAGCAAATGCGATGATAGCAGCAGATATGGCGCTTGCAGGAATTACAAGCAGAATTCCGTGTGATGAAGTTATCGATGCTATGTACCGCATTGGTCTAAGTATGCCGTCAAGCTTAAGAGAAACAGCGCAAGGAGGGTTGGCAGCAACACCAACTGGCCGGAGACTGGAAGCAGAAATCTTCGGTAATGCTGCAGCAGGAAAGTGA
- the recG gene encoding ATP-dependent DNA helicase RecG, which produces MNKNLNLPLDQLKGVGPETRKQLEDMRIHTIYDLLEYFPYRYEDFRVRNPEDMKHEEKVTVEGKVHSEPSLIFHGRKKSRLTVKVLIGNVLISAVFFNQHYLKNKLALGELITVTGKWDQHRQTITATHLQVGSNQKAQDFEPVYTVRGSITVKALRKYISAALTQFEQEIEEIFPDSLLAKYKLMRRSDALRIIHFPPSREELKLARRRFVYEEFLLFQLKMQALRKHERENSQGMKQEYKLDMLMDFINGLPFPLTSAQKRVVNEILKDMKSHYRMNRLLQGDVGSGKTVVAAIVLYATILAGHQGALMVPTEILAEQHAESLTSMFSKVGIRVALLTSSVKGKKRRELLSELKEGNIHILVGTHALIQDDVEFQSLGLVITDEQHRFGVEQRRVLREKGSSPDVLFMTATPIPRTLAITAFGEMDVSIIDEMPAGRKAIETYWVKHDMLTRILQFMEKELSQGRQAYVICPLIEESEKLDVQNAIDVHTTLATFFQGRYKVGLMHGKLPAVEKDAIMKEFSENETQILVSTTVVEVGVNVPNATFMLIYDAERFGLSQLHQLRGRVGRGDAQSYCVLIADPKTDVGKERMKIMTETNDGFVLSEKDLELRGPGDFFGRKQSGVPEFKMADMVHDYRVLETARNDAAVLVDSKAFWESDEYRILREMLERTGVMSGEKLD; this is translated from the coding sequence GTGAATAAAAATTTAAATCTTCCATTGGACCAGCTAAAAGGCGTCGGACCTGAGACAAGAAAACAGTTAGAAGACATGCGAATTCACACGATTTATGATTTGCTTGAATATTTCCCTTATCGTTATGAAGATTTTCGTGTCCGTAATCCAGAAGATATGAAGCATGAAGAAAAGGTGACAGTAGAAGGGAAGGTCCATAGTGAACCTTCCCTAATCTTTCACGGACGCAAAAAATCCCGATTAACGGTGAAAGTGCTAATTGGCAATGTTTTAATTAGTGCTGTCTTTTTTAACCAGCATTATTTAAAAAACAAGCTGGCTCTAGGAGAGCTGATTACCGTTACAGGTAAATGGGATCAGCACCGGCAAACAATAACGGCAACACATCTGCAAGTCGGCAGTAACCAAAAAGCCCAAGACTTTGAGCCTGTTTATACGGTAAGAGGAAGTATAACGGTTAAAGCTTTAAGGAAATACATTTCAGCAGCGCTCACTCAATTCGAGCAGGAAATAGAAGAAATTTTTCCAGATTCACTTTTAGCGAAATATAAGCTGATGAGAAGAAGTGACGCACTGCGAATCATCCACTTTCCGCCTAGTAGAGAAGAGTTAAAGCTTGCTAGAAGGCGGTTTGTTTACGAAGAATTCTTGCTGTTTCAATTAAAAATGCAGGCATTGCGGAAGCACGAGCGCGAAAACTCGCAAGGAATGAAGCAGGAATATAAGCTTGATATGCTGATGGATTTCATTAACGGTCTGCCGTTTCCCCTTACGAGCGCACAAAAAAGGGTTGTAAATGAGATATTAAAAGATATGAAAAGTCATTACCGTATGAATCGGCTTTTACAGGGAGATGTAGGCTCTGGGAAGACGGTTGTAGCTGCCATCGTTTTGTATGCAACCATTCTTGCAGGTCATCAAGGTGCTTTAATGGTTCCAACTGAAATTTTGGCAGAGCAGCATGCAGAATCACTTACGTCCATGTTTTCAAAAGTAGGAATCCGAGTTGCTTTGCTGACAAGCTCTGTCAAAGGAAAAAAAAGACGAGAACTTTTAAGCGAGCTGAAAGAAGGAAATATACACATCTTAGTCGGCACGCATGCCCTTATACAAGACGATGTCGAATTCCAATCACTTGGTCTTGTTATTACAGATGAGCAGCATCGCTTCGGTGTTGAACAGCGCAGAGTGCTGAGAGAGAAAGGGTCAAGTCCAGATGTTCTCTTTATGACAGCGACACCGATTCCAAGAACGCTTGCGATTACAGCTTTTGGAGAAATGGATGTAAGTATTATTGATGAGATGCCGGCAGGGCGAAAAGCGATTGAAACATACTGGGTGAAACATGATATGCTGACACGAATACTGCAATTCATGGAGAAAGAGCTCTCCCAAGGAAGACAAGCATATGTCATTTGTCCGCTGATAGAAGAATCAGAGAAGCTGGATGTGCAAAATGCAATAGATGTGCATACAACATTGGCGACCTTTTTCCAAGGCCGTTATAAGGTTGGACTCATGCACGGCAAGCTTCCTGCAGTTGAAAAGGATGCCATTATGAAGGAATTCAGCGAAAATGAAACACAGATTCTTGTCAGCACAACAGTAGTCGAGGTTGGTGTAAATGTTCCAAATGCTACATTCATGCTCATTTATGATGCAGAAAGATTCGGTCTGTCACAGCTGCACCAACTTAGAGGCCGTGTCGGCCGGGGCGATGCTCAATCATATTGTGTGCTAATAGCAGATCCGAAAACGGATGTTGGAAAAGAACGAATGAAAATTATGACGGAAACAAACGACGGGTTTGTTTTGAGCGAAAAAGACTTGGAGCTTAGAGGCCCAGGTGACTTTTTTGGCAGGAAGCAAAGCGGTGTGCCAGAATTTAAGATGGCAGATATGGTTCATGACTATCGAGTTCTTGAAACAGCCAGAAATGACGCCGCTGTTCTTGTCGACTCGAAGGCGTTTTGGGAGTCTGATGAATACCGCATTTTAAGGGAGATGCTCGAGCGAACGGGAGTAATGTCAGGAGAAAAACTGGATTAA
- the fapR gene encoding transcription factor FapR has translation MRRSKKERQSLLVQTIKETPFITDEELAEKFSVSVQTIRLDRLELSIPELRERIKTVATKTLEDEVKSLPIEEVIGEIIDVELDSNAISMLEIMPEHVFKRNGIARGHHLFAQANSLAVALIDDDLALTAKANIHFTSSVNLGERIIAKAKVTNIDEKSGRTTVEVNSYVQSELVFKGHFEMYRSKNK, from the coding sequence ATGAGAAGAAGCAAAAAAGAACGGCAATCATTGTTAGTACAAACAATTAAAGAAACACCTTTCATTACAGATGAAGAATTGGCGGAAAAATTTTCGGTTAGTGTGCAGACAATCAGATTAGATCGTTTAGAATTATCCATTCCTGAGCTGAGGGAAAGGATAAAAACGGTTGCGACGAAGACACTAGAGGATGAAGTGAAATCATTGCCGATTGAAGAGGTAATCGGAGAAATTATAGATGTCGAATTAGACAGCAACGCTATATCTATGCTAGAAATCATGCCAGAGCATGTTTTCAAGCGGAACGGTATTGCCAGAGGGCATCATTTGTTTGCACAGGCGAATTCTTTAGCTGTTGCTTTAATAGATGATGACTTGGCTCTTACTGCTAAAGCTAATATCCACTTTACATCTTCTGTCAATTTAGGAGAACGTATCATCGCAAAAGCAAAAGTAACAAATATTGACGAGAAAAGTGGCAGAACAACAGTCGAAGTAAACAGTTATGTGCAGTCTGAACTTGTTTTTAAAGGTCATTTTGAAATGTACCGGTCAAAAAATAAATAA
- the plsX gene encoding phosphate acyltransferase PlsX, whose protein sequence is MRIALDAMGGDNAPKEIVAGAIKAVQAFPDIEILLVGDEKQINPFLTEKERISILHTEEQILATDEPARAVRRKKNASMVLCANEVKEQKADAFISAGNTGALMATGLFVVGRINGIERPALAPTLPTIGGDGFLLLDVGANVDAKPEHLVQYGIMGSIYMEKALGIAEPRVGLLNIGTEEKKGNDLTKKTFEELKNAPINFIGNVEARDLLDGVCDVVVTDGFTGNMVLKTIEGTALSMFKMLKEVMTSSLKTKLAAGAMKPELRGLKNKLDYSEYGGAALFGLNAPVIKAHGSSDSNAIYNAIRQTRDVVKSEVIGTIKTTIENEG, encoded by the coding sequence ATGAGAATTGCGTTAGATGCAATGGGCGGAGATAACGCACCAAAGGAAATTGTCGCTGGTGCTATAAAAGCTGTTCAAGCTTTTCCAGATATCGAAATTCTGCTTGTTGGTGACGAAAAACAAATTAATCCCTTCTTGACGGAGAAAGAAAGAATATCTATTTTACATACGGAAGAACAAATACTTGCTACAGATGAACCTGCACGGGCAGTGCGAAGAAAGAAAAATGCCAGCATGGTTTTATGTGCAAATGAAGTAAAGGAACAAAAAGCCGATGCTTTTATTTCAGCAGGAAATACAGGCGCATTGATGGCAACAGGCCTTTTTGTCGTTGGCAGAATAAATGGCATTGAAAGACCAGCTTTAGCACCGACACTCCCAACGATAGGCGGAGATGGCTTTTTGCTACTTGACGTTGGTGCAAATGTAGATGCTAAACCGGAGCATCTTGTGCAATACGGGATAATGGGAAGTATCTATATGGAGAAAGCCCTTGGAATTGCCGAGCCGCGAGTTGGGCTTTTAAATATCGGAACAGAAGAGAAAAAAGGAAATGACTTAACGAAGAAAACCTTTGAAGAGTTAAAAAATGCCCCTATCAACTTTATCGGGAATGTTGAAGCAAGAGATTTGCTTGACGGTGTCTGTGATGTTGTTGTAACAGACGGGTTTACTGGGAATATGGTCCTTAAGACTATTGAAGGAACAGCATTGTCCATGTTTAAGATGCTTAAAGAAGTAATGACAAGCAGTTTAAAGACAAAGCTTGCAGCAGGTGCAATGAAACCGGAGCTAAGGGGCTTGAAGAACAAGCTTGACTACTCTGAGTATGGCGGTGCAGCATTGTTTGGTCTTAACGCCCCTGTTATTAAAGCTCACGGATCTTCTGACAGCAACGCGATATACAACGCCATCAGACAGACAAGAGATGTTGTAAAGTCTGAAGTAATCGGCACTATCAAGACAACGATTGAAAATGAAGGGTAA
- the fabD gene encoding ACP S-malonyltransferase, translating into MSKIAFMFPGQGSQSVGMGKDLAANFEPAGEIFKKADERLGFSLSSIIFEGPKEELTLTQNTQPALLTASTALLEHFKKHGIQADFVAGHSLGEYSALVAANVLSFEDAVYAVRKRGEYMQEAVPAGQGAMAAVLGLERGKLTEVTEAVSSEGNAVQLANLNCPGQIVISGTVKGVELASEQAKAAGAKRAIPLEVSGPFHSELMKPAAERFASVLDELSMNDAEIPVIANVTAAPLSAKTEIKEKLIEQLYSSVLWEDSIQKMIELGVDTFIEIGPGKVLAGLVKKIDRNVRIYSVYDEETSNSVAAALKGDE; encoded by the coding sequence ATGAGTAAAATAGCTTTTATGTTTCCAGGCCAAGGCTCCCAATCTGTTGGAATGGGCAAGGATTTAGCGGCAAATTTTGAACCTGCCGGTGAAATTTTTAAAAAAGCAGATGAAAGATTAGGTTTTTCTTTATCTTCCATTATCTTTGAAGGCCCTAAAGAAGAGCTGACATTAACACAAAATACACAGCCTGCATTGCTTACAGCAAGTACAGCACTGCTTGAGCACTTTAAAAAGCATGGAATTCAAGCAGATTTTGTAGCAGGACACAGCCTAGGTGAATATTCTGCTTTAGTGGCTGCTAATGTTCTATCCTTTGAGGATGCAGTATATGCTGTCCGCAAAAGAGGGGAATACATGCAGGAAGCAGTCCCGGCAGGACAAGGGGCTATGGCTGCAGTCTTGGGACTTGAGCGCGGTAAGTTAACAGAGGTTACAGAGGCTGTTTCAAGTGAAGGAAACGCAGTACAGCTTGCTAACCTGAATTGTCCAGGTCAAATCGTTATTTCTGGAACAGTTAAAGGTGTTGAGCTTGCTTCTGAACAAGCAAAAGCAGCTGGCGCAAAACGGGCGATACCGTTGGAAGTAAGCGGGCCTTTCCATTCTGAGTTAATGAAGCCTGCTGCGGAAAGATTCGCATCCGTCCTTGATGAACTGTCTATGAACGACGCAGAGATTCCTGTAATCGCAAACGTAACAGCAGCACCACTTTCCGCAAAAACAGAAATCAAAGAAAAATTAATCGAACAGCTTTATTCCTCTGTTCTATGGGAGGATTCTATCCAAAAAATGATAGAATTAGGTGTTGATACATTTATCGAGATTGGACCTGGGAAAGTGTTGGCAGGTTTAGTGAAGAAAATTGACCGGAATGTGCGCATTTATTCTGTGTATGATGAAGAAACTAGCAACAGTGTTGCAGCAGCGTTAAAAGGAGACGAATAA